Genomic DNA from Brassica rapa cultivar Chiifu-401-42 chromosome A04, CAAS_Brap_v3.01, whole genome shotgun sequence:
CCACATTAAGCCTATCAGTATTTCTAACAGGGACTTTATACTCTAGTGCTTCTCTTCTGGTACTTGAAACACCTTCGGGGggtttactttttattttaccaCCAAAAAGAGACAACTCTAGCTGAGCTCCTCTGTGTGACTTCCAATTTTCTTTGGCCTGTAGATTACCACTATCAGCAACCTGGTAAATCTTCCTGCAACTCTTGAGAGATTGTAACAGTTGTGGACTCTGAAAACTTCCATCGTAAACGTTCTTTCCTGGCACTCTCGTTGGATACTCATGACTACTGTCATGTATCAAATGCTCATTCTGAGTATGAAAACCCAGTTTATGCTCTTTACGCTTCCTGACTTTATGATAATACCATCTGACCGTGAGCCTTCTTGTGTATTTTGATCCTCCAGTGTGAAATGATTCTGAATTTCCCATCATGAACGGTTCTCCACCTTTTGTAACTTTCTCGGCTGAGGCTTTACTTCTTCGGTGAAGTCTAGCTTTGAACCGAACCTTATGAAAACCTTGTTTGCCACTTCGAGAGAGCTCTTCCCTGCTCTTATGCTCGCTCGGTTCCTCCAACTCAGACTCCATTGATGTTACGTCCTGTAACAACTCCATCGCACCCTCAGAATCATCCTGTTCTAGCGCTTCAACATCCTCAGCGAAGATACTTTGATCTCCTATCCTCGTATCGACATGACCTTCTATATACGTAGGCTCATGGGAAGTAAACTCATACCAGAAGAGATGAGTCTCTCGCCTCACTCCTGTGTCGATAATCTGCCTTTTAACCACACAGATCTTCATACAGTCTTTTGGATCTCTAAGACTTGGAGAGTCTAGGAACATTCCCAAGCTCTTACAGGCTTGCGCAAGCTTCACCTGAGCTATTCTCTTCTTCTGATGGTATTGTTTCTTCATCCTCACAGTCTTCACTCTCACACACCTCCTCTGAGACGTCGCAAGCCCCGTAAGATCTAACCAACCCTTTGAATCAAGAGCTCTTCTAGGTGACTTACTTTCCAGTTTCTTAAATCGAGATCTGTGGTAGTTTTGCTTGATCGGAATCCTTCTGAACCTGGTACCTCCGTTTAGCTTGAGATCTTCAAACCTTTTAGGGATGAAAGCGTTATAAGGATGAGATTCACCATACGGCCGCTTCCGCCGCTTCCGATACTCCTCACGGAACTCCTCATGCAGTCTCTGACTGTCCATTCGAAGCTCCTCACGCAGTTTCCGATCCACATCCATCTGTTTGAATGATTGTAGTAGCTTCTCGAGCTTCTCACTGAaaaccatattttttttttttttttttttttttaaaactcaaGGTCAAAGGAacttgagctctgataccaatgaTAAGCCCAGGATTGAGCTTATCTGAATAGAACAGAAAGGGGAGAAGATTGAGGAAGAGCAAAGGTAAAAGAGAAGATAGAGAGGAAGAAATAGGGATTGAACCCGTTTTGATTATGATGATCGTAATTCGATAAGTTGTTTACAAGCCAAAGCATAACATAAATACTAAAACGTAAAAGACATTTCCCTCACTGCTGGGCTTCTCTGATCTTGGCCCATTACCTCTTTTCAATCCAGACGAGGCCCATATGATCTTATCAAGATACTACCATCCACAATTAGATTCTTAATTActcccaaaaaaataaaaaccctaGGATCGGGAGAAACCTAGAAATTTCAGGAAACTAACTGATCAAAACAATCGTAATATGAAGAGATTTGAGTTACCTGAAGAACTCGACGATCTCAgctacaaaaaagaaaagaacttTGTTATATATGCTGCGACGAAATTAGCTGACATGTAAAGATCGACGACGATGATTCGCTGGCGAAGGAGACGTTAAAGATTAGGGGACTGAAA
This window encodes:
- the LOC103864097 gene encoding uncharacterized protein LOC103864097 isoform X1, yielding MVFSEKLEKLLQSFKQMDVDRKLREELRMDSQRLHEEFREEYRKRRKRPYGESHPYNAFIPKRFEDLKLNGGTRFRRIPIKQNYHRSRFKKLESKSPRRALDSKGWLDLTGLATSQRRCVRVKTVRMKKQYHQKKRIAQVKLAQACKSLGMFLDSPSLRDPKDCMKICVVKRQIIDTGVRRETHLFWYEFTSHEPTYIEGHVDTRIGDQSIFAEDVEALEQDDSEGAMELLQDVTSMESELEEPSEHKSREELSRSGKQGFHKVRFKARLHRRSKASAEKVTKGGEPFMMGNSESFHTGGSKYTRRLTVRWYYHKVRKRKEHKLGFHTQNEHLIHDSSHEYPTRVPGKNVYDGSFQSPQLLQSLKSCRKIYQVADSGNLQAKENWKSHRGAQLELSLFGGKIKSKPPEGVSSTRREALEYKVPVRNTDRLNVEMLVEDKTKNFSFSMCLKKQTWRLVKTFCGRQWSEICLAVRVWNPGVYSEFVNKVQNNGADRNESAWDPGGVSNCRNVNGRTWLNYSEYLDSTELVELMTYQNGAGAEEIRSTRWLQRVQGEPGPAMMLNDNIKQGQVQWLWLTSQQNGDIIFGLGNAETSELCARVDVSVIHSKGQDKERNGRTELYIEVKRGDVLGALRSLGSPSTISSGGAEITVSSVVLWSLEDKAVPRPGRKLIYGQKMIKRQHSYKRTSLLPSEFTHGMFQSQRPPELLSSYCRKMTSDTEMLESVEVMRKKTGRDGCSRRAWNNERCVMSCEKRVQLFGMEFEFLPAVLEANFMAFINTKGVRVNFRWTFNYMNDWFHSPRPPETCRTLKWNQVSPHQM